A genomic window from Flavobacterium hankyongi includes:
- a CDS encoding DUF5522 domain-containing protein — protein sequence MNTIRVKKCSTCKTDFNCGDTLDGNKCWCNDFPPIFSPSDVVDCLCPNCFKEACLVKIDAYVDTITPENALENRTKDLPKAGSLQEGIDYYLEDGKYVFKSWYHLKRGYCCKNGCRHCPY from the coding sequence ATGAATACCATACGAGTTAAAAAATGTTCTACCTGTAAAACTGATTTCAATTGCGGAGATACTTTAGATGGTAATAAATGTTGGTGTAATGATTTTCCGCCCATTTTTTCTCCTTCAGATGTGGTTGATTGTTTGTGTCCAAATTGTTTTAAAGAAGCTTGTTTAGTTAAGATTGATGCTTATGTTGACACCATTACCCCCGAAAATGCTTTAGAAAACAGAACTAAAGATTTGCCTAAAGCTGGAAGTTTACAGGAAGGCATAGATTATTATTTAGAAGACGGAAAGTACGTTTTTAAATCATGGTATCATTTAAAAAGAGGCTACTGCTGCAAGAATGGTTGCAGACATTGCCCATATTAA
- a CDS encoding TonB-dependent receptor plug domain-containing protein, which yields MTAKKLFLFCFLLLCQCISAQSDTIHQIKEVVVSDVYLKNNNQSQSILAINDSIINKNQSSLSSLLNYNSVIYFKEYGRGMLSTVSFRGTTASQTAVVWNGININSQLNGNTDFNTITPNDFNSIDVKAGGGSVLYGSGAIGGTVHLNNDLIFKKQFVNDFRIAYGSFNTFGTNYKMNVSNEKWNAQIGFSYNVSKNDYPYVGLYTWKGIQRKNLNGEYFNTSLNANVGYKINQHNILKLYTQTSDTDRHLSLISESDSKTKYVNSFSRNLIEYVGDYNRFSANFKSAYIFENYKYFGDINSNYFSFGKSECVITKLNLSYKLIESLKVYSTLDYNRTKGFGTSFGSNVREIGSGAVMVKLNVPNKWQNEFGVRKEVTNNYQSPLLFSLGSSYAFGHFYTLKANFSKNYRIPTFNDLYWIGTSDYGNPNLKPESAYEAELGNVFSYKKITLSQTFYFIKIKDMINWVPGNVSGGWSPQNTDRVNTYGAETLLGWANNFGKHNFRINGTYAYTISENQETKKQLFFVPFHKMTGTIAYSYKKISANYQFLYNGFVYTRSDNDPKQIIKAYKVSNAGIDYDFEFLNSSKVGFQVLNLFNEKYQSLEDRPFPGRNFNLYITLKF from the coding sequence ATGACTGCTAAAAAGCTGTTTTTATTTTGTTTTTTATTACTGTGCCAATGTATTTCTGCGCAGAGCGATACTATTCATCAAATTAAGGAAGTTGTCGTTTCTGATGTTTATTTGAAAAACAATAATCAATCGCAATCTATTTTGGCTATTAACGATTCGATAATTAATAAAAATCAATCATCTCTTTCAAGCTTATTAAACTACAATAGTGTTATTTATTTTAAAGAATATGGTCGGGGAATGTTATCTACCGTTTCTTTTAGAGGGACAACAGCATCACAAACTGCAGTTGTTTGGAACGGAATTAATATCAATTCACAGCTAAATGGAAATACAGATTTTAATACCATTACTCCTAATGATTTTAATTCTATCGATGTAAAAGCTGGAGGAGGAAGTGTGTTGTATGGTAGTGGTGCTATTGGTGGTACAGTGCATTTGAACAACGATTTGATTTTTAAAAAACAGTTTGTTAATGATTTTAGAATCGCTTATGGTAGCTTCAATACATTTGGGACGAATTATAAAATGAATGTTTCCAATGAAAAGTGGAACGCACAAATTGGATTTTCATATAATGTTTCTAAAAATGACTACCCTTACGTTGGATTATATACATGGAAAGGAATTCAAAGAAAAAATTTAAATGGAGAATATTTTAATACAAGTCTAAACGCAAACGTTGGTTACAAAATAAACCAACATAATATTCTGAAACTCTATACTCAAACTTCAGATACCGATAGACACCTTTCTTTGATTTCCGAATCTGATTCAAAAACAAAATATGTCAATAGCTTTAGCCGAAACTTGATAGAGTATGTAGGAGATTACAATAGGTTTTCTGCCAATTTTAAATCGGCCTACATTTTTGAAAACTACAAATACTTTGGAGATATAAACAGCAACTACTTTAGTTTTGGTAAATCAGAATGTGTGATAACTAAACTAAATTTAAGCTATAAATTGATTGAGTCTTTAAAGGTTTACAGCACACTAGATTATAATCGTACCAAAGGATTTGGAACTAGTTTTGGCAGTAATGTTAGAGAAATTGGCTCTGGTGCAGTAATGGTCAAACTTAATGTTCCGAATAAATGGCAAAATGAGTTTGGTGTTAGAAAAGAGGTTACCAATAATTATCAAAGTCCATTGTTGTTTTCATTGGGAAGTTCATATGCTTTCGGTCATTTTTATACTCTAAAGGCTAATTTTTCTAAAAACTATAGAATCCCAACTTTTAATGATTTGTACTGGATAGGAACTTCAGATTACGGAAACCCAAATTTGAAACCCGAAAGTGCTTATGAAGCTGAGCTTGGAAATGTATTTTCATATAAAAAAATAACCTTGTCTCAAACATTTTATTTTATTAAGATAAAAGACATGATTAATTGGGTTCCTGGAAATGTATCAGGAGGCTGGTCTCCGCAAAATACCGATAGGGTAAATACTTATGGAGCAGAAACCTTGTTGGGATGGGCAAACAATTTTGGGAAGCACAATTTTAGAATAAACGGAACCTATGCTTATACCATTTCAGAAAATCAAGAAACCAAAAAACAGCTTTTCTTCGTCCCTTTCCATAAAATGACTGGGACAATTGCTTATTCTTACAAAAAAATTTCTGCTAATTATCAATTTTTATATAATGGATTTGTATATACCAGATCAGATAATGATCCAAAGCAAATCATAAAAGCTTATAAAGTATCAAATGCTGGAATCGACTATGATTTTGAATTTTTAAATTCTTCTAAAGTAGGTTTTCAGGTTCTGAATTTGTTTAATGAAAAATACCAAAGCTTGGAAGATAGGCCGTTTCCAGGTAGAAATTTTAATTTATATATAACACTTAAATTTTAG
- the cobU gene encoding bifunctional adenosylcobinamide kinase/adenosylcobinamide-phosphate guanylyltransferase produces MIYLITGGERSGKSSYAQDLAMELSLNPIYVATARKWDGDFQKRIDRHQAERDERWINIEEEKQLSTIDFSGKVAIVDCVTLWLTNFFVDTKNDVSLSLEQAKAQFDALVQQQNATIIIITNEIGMGVHAETHIGRKFTELQGWMNQYLAKNADEVVLMVSGIPVKIKG; encoded by the coding sequence ATGATTTATTTAATAACAGGAGGTGAGCGCTCTGGAAAAAGTAGTTATGCTCAAGACTTGGCTATGGAACTTTCATTGAATCCAATTTATGTAGCAACAGCTAGAAAGTGGGACGGAGATTTCCAGAAAAGAATAGACCGTCATCAGGCAGAAAGAGATGAGAGATGGATTAATATAGAAGAAGAAAAACAGTTAAGTACTATTGATTTTTCAGGAAAAGTCGCTATTGTGGATTGTGTTACGCTTTGGCTGACCAATTTTTTCGTCGATACCAAAAACGACGTGTCGCTGAGTTTAGAACAGGCAAAAGCCCAGTTTGATGCTTTGGTGCAACAGCAAAATGCAACGATTATCATAATTACCAATGAAATAGGGATGGGCGTGCATGCTGAAACACATATCGGAAGGAAGTTTACCGAATTACAAGGTTGGATGAATCAATATCTTGCAAAGAATGCTGATGAAGTTGTATTGATGGTTTCGGGGATACCTGTTAAAATAAAAGGATAA
- a CDS encoding adenosylcobinamide-GDP ribazoletransferase, with protein MKKELDIFFTALMFYTRIPCPKNINHDPDYLNKASRYFPLVGWIVGLVAFGIFILFDYLIGSEIAVLLSMITSILVTGAFHEDGFADVCDGFGGGWTKEKILLIMKDSAIGAYGAIGVFLLLLIKLMSLTGLLKMTGESNLNQPIIYLLLFVTAYSLSRLAAVSIVFTHEYSREDATSKSKPIAKSFTWREVVGAFFFGLVPLLVLSYFQWQFILTLIPVFLIRIYLARYFQRWIGGYTGDCLGATQQVCEVVFYLSAIAIWKFI; from the coding sequence ATGAAGAAAGAACTAGATATATTTTTTACTGCCTTGATGTTTTATACTCGGATTCCATGTCCGAAAAATATTAACCATGACCCTGATTATCTCAACAAAGCTTCTCGTTATTTTCCTTTAGTGGGTTGGATAGTAGGTTTGGTTGCTTTTGGGATCTTTATTTTGTTCGATTATCTTATTGGATCTGAAATTGCGGTACTACTTTCTATGATTACTTCTATATTGGTTACTGGAGCTTTTCATGAAGATGGTTTTGCTGATGTTTGTGATGGCTTTGGAGGTGGCTGGACTAAAGAGAAGATACTATTAATTATGAAAGACAGTGCTATTGGGGCTTATGGCGCCATTGGTGTATTTTTGCTTTTACTTATAAAATTAATGTCTCTTACTGGGCTTCTTAAAATGACTGGAGAATCTAATTTAAACCAGCCTATTATTTATCTTTTACTATTTGTTACGGCATACTCCTTGAGTAGATTGGCAGCAGTTTCCATTGTGTTCACTCACGAATATTCCCGTGAAGATGCTACCAGCAAAAGTAAACCCATTGCTAAAAGTTTTACATGGAGGGAAGTGGTAGGGGCTTTCTTTTTTGGATTAGTTCCATTACTTGTATTGTCGTATTTTCAGTGGCAATTTATTTTGACTTTAATACCTGTGTTTTTAATACGGATTTATCTCGCCCGTTATTTCCAAAGATGGATTGGCGGTTATACCGGAGATTGTCTTGGTGCCACCCAACAGGTTTGTGAAGTTGTTTTTTATTTATCGGCTATTGCTATATGGAAGTTTATTTAG
- the cobT gene encoding nicotinate-nucleotide--dimethylbenzimidazole phosphoribosyltransferase, protein MSYLDDIMKSRRDTRHFLSDEVPEAVMEKALQAGHWAPSVGLTDATKYYIIKSTAIKQAVKKLFQEYDEKAANQTDDEVQKEQYQALKLEAIEEAPVGMVICYDRSVLNNFTIGTVGSNEAIKFSAVCAAQNIWLSLTEQGYSMGWVSILNYYQFKKLIGLPEHIEPLGYFCVGKPATNYDNQPMLQQLKWKHKSEKPFVKEITEIHEEDLEKGLGEKVISGDNIELQAELQHKIDNKTKPNGALGVLETLAKQIGMVFQSLTPEIKQPNIVVFAADHGIAAHGVSAYPQDVTRQMMTNFLEGGAAINVFCKQNNINLSIVNAGVNYDFPPNAKLISASIDKGTQSFLHGPAMTKSQKELCFVKGSEIVAEIAKQGSNCIGFGEMGIGNTSTASVLMSIITGISIEECVGKGTGVDEEKLRFKSEILRKAIESYGGSDNLDERLAYFGGFEILEMAGGMLEAYRNNMLILVDGFICSVAFLIACTKQPGIIKNAVFSHQSAEQAHAKLLEYMNAKAVLQLDLRLGEGTGCAIVMPILNSAIAFLNKMASFESAGVSNKERL, encoded by the coding sequence ATGAGTTATTTGGATGATATAATGAAATCCCGACGTGATACACGTCATTTTTTAAGTGATGAAGTGCCGGAAGCTGTTATGGAAAAAGCATTGCAGGCCGGGCATTGGGCACCATCTGTAGGTTTAACCGATGCAACCAAGTATTATATCATCAAATCAACCGCCATAAAACAGGCGGTAAAGAAACTCTTTCAGGAATATGATGAAAAGGCGGCAAACCAGACCGATGATGAGGTACAGAAAGAGCAATACCAGGCATTGAAACTGGAAGCCATTGAAGAAGCACCGGTAGGAATGGTTATTTGTTATGATCGGTCGGTGCTGAATAATTTCACCATTGGAACGGTGGGAAGTAATGAAGCGATTAAGTTCAGTGCGGTTTGTGCGGCACAAAATATTTGGTTGTCGTTGACGGAACAAGGATATTCCATGGGATGGGTTTCAATTCTTAACTATTATCAGTTTAAAAAACTTATTGGATTACCAGAACATATTGAGCCTTTGGGGTATTTTTGTGTAGGAAAGCCCGCGACCAATTACGATAATCAACCGATGCTTCAACAATTGAAATGGAAGCATAAATCTGAGAAACCTTTTGTTAAAGAGATTACAGAAATACATGAAGAGGACTTAGAAAAAGGATTGGGAGAAAAAGTAATATCTGGAGATAATATTGAGCTTCAAGCAGAATTACAACACAAAATAGACAATAAAACTAAACCAAATGGTGCACTGGGAGTTTTGGAAACTTTGGCTAAGCAAATTGGTATGGTTTTTCAATCGTTAACACCTGAAATCAAACAGCCAAATATTGTTGTTTTTGCTGCCGATCATGGAATTGCTGCCCATGGTGTGAGTGCCTATCCGCAAGATGTTACCCGTCAAATGATGACAAATTTTCTGGAAGGAGGAGCTGCTATCAATGTTTTTTGTAAGCAGAACAACATTAATTTATCTATTGTTAATGCGGGAGTTAATTATGATTTTCCGCCTAATGCTAAACTTATTTCTGCATCTATAGATAAAGGGACACAATCTTTCTTGCATGGACCAGCTATGACTAAAAGTCAAAAGGAACTTTGCTTTGTAAAAGGAAGTGAAATAGTAGCAGAAATTGCTAAGCAAGGAAGTAATTGTATCGGTTTTGGAGAAATGGGGATTGGGAATACATCGACAGCTTCGGTTTTGATGAGTATTATTACCGGAATTTCCATTGAAGAATGTGTCGGGAAAGGAACCGGAGTTGATGAAGAGAAGTTGCGGTTTAAAAGTGAAATTTTGCGGAAAGCCATAGAATCCTATGGAGGATCTGATAATCTTGATGAACGATTGGCTTATTTCGGTGGTTTTGAAATCCTTGAGATGGCAGGCGGAATGCTTGAAGCGTATCGAAACAATATGCTGATTTTGGTGGACGGTTTCATTTGCAGTGTGGCTTTTCTGATTGCTTGTACAAAACAACCGGGAATTATTAAGAATGCGGTATTCAGCCATCAGTCAGCCGAACAGGCACATGCAAAATTATTGGAATATATGAATGCCAAAGCTGTTTTGCAATTGGATTTGCGATTGGGTGAAGGAACAGGCTGTGCAATTGTAATGCCTATTTTGAATTCAGCGATAGCTTTTTTGAATAAAATGGCAAGCTTTGAGAGTGCGGGAGTCAGCAATAAAGAAAGATTATAA
- the cobC gene encoding alpha-ribazole phosphatase: MEVYLVRHTETVCPKGVCYGQADVELLEPYLHQFEEIKKQLPAEALFYSSPLQRCTILANYLSTSNYNVDRRLMEMNFGSWELQNWDDIPSEEIDPWMKDFVNVNVPSGESFVELYNRVLSFIEEKKEDTSSLVIVTHAGVIRSFLCKQMSLDLKDAFSNKVDFGQVIKIIL, encoded by the coding sequence ATGGAAGTTTATTTAGTTCGTCATACAGAAACGGTTTGTCCTAAAGGTGTTTGCTACGGTCAGGCAGATGTTGAATTATTAGAGCCTTATTTGCACCAGTTTGAAGAGATAAAAAAACAATTACCTGCGGAAGCATTGTTTTATTCGAGTCCGTTGCAGCGCTGTACTATTTTAGCGAATTATTTGTCTACTTCCAATTATAATGTTGACAGGCGTTTGATGGAAATGAATTTCGGGAGTTGGGAATTGCAAAATTGGGACGATATTCCTTCGGAAGAAATAGACCCATGGATGAAAGATTTTGTGAATGTAAATGTTCCTAGTGGAGAATCATTTGTAGAGTTGTACAATAGAGTTCTTTCTTTCATCGAAGAAAAAAAAGAAGATACTTCTTCTTTAGTAATAGTTACACACGCTGGTGTAATTAGAAGTTTTTTATGCAAACAAATGAGTCTTGATTTGAAAGATGCTTTTTCTAATAAAGTAGATTTTGGTCAAGTGATTAAAATTATACTTTAA
- a CDS encoding ABC transporter substrate-binding protein has product MKTSLFKALFISFFSFAIGCKKNEKTEIVKKTTSEEVIQYASGLSIHKYTGYSVVKVTNPWPEANKDFTYVLKEEKGIVPDSLQKYTTVAVPLKSIVVTSTTNVPFLEMLGVENKLVGFPHTNYISSEKTRTLIDKGIIKNVGQNERLNMEKLIELSPELIVTFGVDNNNPMIKNLEKSGLKVMIQGDWMEQSPLGKAEWIKLYAALFGKEKEADVLFDNIVKEYNDALVSVKNKEAKATVLYGNMYQKQWFVAKGNSWVAQFLKDAKANYLWADVEGTGSLALTFEKVLEKAKMADIWIAAGTFKTLDELSASNPHYSQFNAFTKRNVYTFESKLGATGGTVYYELGPSRPDLVLKDFIKIFHPELLPDYKLTFAEKLK; this is encoded by the coding sequence ATGAAGACTTCTCTCTTTAAAGCCCTTTTTATTTCTTTTTTTTCATTTGCTATTGGTTGTAAGAAAAATGAAAAAACTGAAATTGTTAAAAAAACTACTTCAGAAGAAGTAATTCAATATGCCAGCGGACTTTCAATTCACAAATACACAGGATATTCAGTTGTAAAAGTAACCAATCCTTGGCCGGAAGCCAACAAGGACTTCACCTATGTACTGAAAGAAGAAAAAGGCATTGTTCCGGACAGCCTTCAAAAATACACAACCGTAGCGGTTCCCCTGAAATCCATCGTGGTGACTTCCACAACCAATGTGCCTTTCCTTGAAATGCTGGGTGTGGAAAACAAATTGGTGGGCTTCCCGCATACCAATTATATTTCTTCGGAAAAAACTAGGACGCTTATAGATAAAGGTATCATAAAAAACGTAGGTCAGAATGAACGTCTCAACATGGAGAAACTAATCGAACTTTCTCCTGAACTGATTGTAACTTTCGGTGTGGACAACAACAATCCGATGATCAAAAACCTTGAAAAAAGTGGGCTGAAAGTTATGATTCAAGGCGACTGGATGGAACAATCTCCACTTGGAAAAGCAGAATGGATTAAATTGTATGCGGCATTGTTCGGAAAAGAAAAAGAAGCAGATGTCTTATTTGACAATATTGTAAAAGAATACAACGATGCACTCGTTTCGGTAAAAAATAAAGAGGCAAAAGCTACGGTTCTTTACGGTAATATGTACCAAAAACAATGGTTTGTAGCCAAAGGCAACAGCTGGGTAGCTCAATTTCTGAAAGATGCCAAAGCAAATTACCTATGGGCAGATGTGGAAGGTACGGGAAGTTTGGCATTAACTTTTGAAAAGGTATTGGAAAAAGCTAAAATGGCCGATATATGGATTGCTGCTGGTACATTTAAAACACTGGACGAATTATCTGCAAGTAACCCGCATTACAGTCAGTTTAATGCTTTCACAAAAAGAAATGTATATACTTTCGAAAGTAAATTGGGAGCTACAGGTGGAACTGTTTATTACGAACTGGGACCAAGCCGTCCTGATTTGGTCTTAAAAGACTTTATCAAAATTTTCCATCCTGAATTATTGCCGGATTACAAGTTAACATTTGCAGAAAAACTGAAATAA
- a CDS encoding diphthine--ammonia ligase → MTSWSGGKDSCYAMMKAVAIGLEPRVLLNMMNENGQVSRSHGLPLYILNQQAAKMNLPIVTIPATWSDYEVKFVDALRKLKSDYNLDAAVFGDIDLQPHRDWEEKVCKVAELEAILPLWKDDRVKLVKEMISEGIQTMIVSCNTQMGESYLGKIMTLELAEELEMKEIDSCGENGEFHTMVINCPLFSEAITLPEYTTKTYNDYCFVVWEIN, encoded by the coding sequence ATGACTTCTTGGAGTGGGGGTAAAGATTCTTGTTATGCAATGATGAAAGCAGTTGCTATAGGTTTAGAACCAAGAGTATTGCTCAACATGATGAATGAAAACGGTCAGGTTTCACGTTCTCATGGTTTACCATTGTATATCTTGAATCAACAAGCTGCCAAGATGAATTTACCCATTGTAACAATTCCGGCGACATGGAGTGACTATGAAGTAAAGTTCGTTGATGCTTTGCGAAAATTGAAGAGTGATTATAATCTAGATGCGGCTGTTTTTGGAGACATTGATTTACAACCGCACAGAGATTGGGAAGAAAAGGTGTGTAAAGTCGCAGAATTAGAAGCAATTTTACCTTTGTGGAAGGATGATAGAGTGAAATTGGTTAAAGAAATGATTTCTGAAGGCATTCAGACGATGATAGTTTCCTGTAATACACAAATGGGAGAAAGTTATTTAGGGAAAATCATGACTTTGGAATTGGCCGAAGAATTAGAAATGAAAGAAATAGACTCCTGTGGAGAGAATGGTGAATTCCATACCATGGTAATTAACTGTCCATTATTCTCAGAAGCGATTACATTACCAGAATATACTACCAAAACCTATAATGACTACTGTTTTGTAGTCTGGGAAATCAATTAA